From the Deinococcus radiophilus genome, one window contains:
- the aroB gene encoding 3-dehydroquinate synthase produces the protein MAPTDPSTCHPDLTVPWSAPPGPESRIWVGPGALAQAQAAGPVALLHDRRLPDEWVERARQALQPSLVLPVRSGEAGKSMQEVTRLLSALAEAGLPRSGAIMGLGGGATTDVAGFVAATYLRGVRYFAAPTTLLSMVDAAVGGKTGVNLPEGKNLVGAFWPAEAVWCDTDTLDTLPVRDFRSGAAEVFKHGLLAAPELLDEVLPSQRSGAGLTQFSQRLPEVVRRAVQVKADIVARDPTEQSERAFLNLGHTLAHALETFTHQRLPHGEAVGYGMHFAALLSEAHGAKNLSGHTHAFLNWQNPEPLPRLSLEALWPIINRDKKADTQGPRWVLLHELGQPYLTRVDRALLDDVFRQWQRDI, from the coding sequence ATGGCACCGACTGACCCTTCCACTTGCCATCCTGACCTGACCGTTCCCTGGTCGGCGCCCCCAGGACCTGAGAGCCGAATCTGGGTGGGGCCAGGCGCACTGGCTCAAGCACAGGCGGCGGGCCCGGTAGCGCTTTTACACGACCGCCGCTTGCCAGACGAGTGGGTCGAACGTGCCCGGCAAGCCCTCCAGCCAAGCCTCGTCCTGCCCGTGCGCTCAGGGGAGGCAGGTAAGAGCATGCAGGAAGTGACCCGGCTGCTCTCAGCTCTCGCAGAAGCGGGCCTGCCGCGGAGTGGGGCGATCATGGGCCTGGGGGGTGGCGCGACCACCGATGTGGCCGGCTTCGTGGCGGCCACCTATTTGCGTGGGGTGCGCTACTTCGCCGCTCCAACCACCCTGCTGAGCATGGTAGACGCGGCAGTGGGCGGCAAAACCGGCGTCAACCTACCCGAGGGCAAGAATCTGGTTGGGGCCTTCTGGCCTGCCGAGGCTGTCTGGTGTGACACCGATACGCTGGACACCCTGCCAGTGCGCGACTTCCGCTCTGGTGCTGCCGAGGTCTTCAAGCATGGCCTGCTGGCTGCTCCTGAGCTGCTGGACGAAGTTCTGCCCTCGCAGCGTAGCGGGGCAGGTCTGACCCAGTTTTCACAGCGGTTACCGGAGGTGGTGCGCCGGGCCGTGCAGGTCAAGGCTGACATCGTGGCGCGCGACCCTACCGAACAGAGCGAGCGCGCCTTTCTCAACCTGGGGCACACCCTAGCACACGCGCTGGAAACGTTCACCCACCAGCGGCTGCCACATGGTGAAGCGGTGGGCTATGGAATGCACTTCGCGGCCCTACTGAGTGAGGCGCATGGAGCCAAAAACCTGAGTGGGCATACCCACGCCTTTCTGAACTGGCAGAACCCCGAACCGCTGCCCCGCTTGAGCCTGGAGGCGCTGTGGCCGATCATCAACCGCGACAAGAAAGCCGATACGCAGGGGCCGCGCTGGGTGCTCCTGCATGAACTGGGCCAACCGTACCTCACCCGGGTAGACCGCGCCCTGCTGGACGATGTTTTTCGGCAGTGGCAGCGCGACATTTAA
- a CDS encoding shikimate kinase, whose amino-acid sequence MNSSGLIERPVTWVALAGFMGTGKSRVGWELARALALHYVDTDKLIAKITGKPIPQLFEEDGEDYFRACEHEVVSRITRLDHAVVSLGGGTFIQEDNRRQLLERGPVVVLWATPETVYQRTKHSDRPLLQTADPLSRIRHLMSERRPHYQHGTIHVHSDGRHSEEVVEEVIEQLWRWEVRMAQQDDLELNLDAYANLRHGTD is encoded by the coding sequence ATGAATAGCTCTGGCCTGATTGAACGCCCGGTCACCTGGGTGGCACTGGCGGGCTTTATGGGAACAGGCAAGAGCCGGGTGGGCTGGGAGCTGGCCCGCGCCCTGGCCCTACACTATGTGGATACCGACAAATTGATTGCCAAGATTACTGGCAAGCCCATTCCACAGCTATTTGAGGAAGACGGTGAGGATTATTTCCGTGCTTGCGAGCATGAGGTGGTGAGCCGCATCACCCGGCTGGACCACGCGGTCGTCAGCCTGGGCGGCGGCACCTTTATTCAGGAGGACAACCGGCGCCAGTTGCTGGAGCGTGGCCCAGTGGTCGTGCTGTGGGCCACCCCCGAAACCGTCTACCAGCGGACCAAGCACTCGGACCGTCCTTTGCTGCAGACGGCTGATCCGCTGTCACGCATCCGTCACCTGATGAGTGAGCGTCGCCCGCACTACCAGCACGGTACCATTCACGTGCATAGCGATGGCCGCCATTCCGAAGAGGTGGTAGAAGAAGTGATTGAGCAGCTGTGGCGCTGGGAAGTCCGAATGGCGCAGCAGGACGATTTGGAATTGAATCTCGACGCATATGCGAATCTGAGGCATGGCACCGACTGA
- a CDS encoding IS630 family transposase (programmed frameshift) encodes MTLSAWRPARLSRTQQEERRLAAQPLLNDPDWSTRDLARHFGVAEVTVRAWRARIRHGGEEALRASRATGRPEFLTPDQQKEIQDILESDPRLHGFETSGWTVPKVRQVIGLKYGVWIDRAHLSRKLRRWGFSYQRPALRAVERNEEDIAAWVRLQKEALEKKEAEGATIIFLDESGFSLKTTRVRAWGRRGETPIIPTKLRWAHLSVIGAITTSGQFLQHTCQGAVRSPQVVKFLDHVLRHVAGEVVVILDRAMIHRSKAVQAFVQLHEHLSLVYLPPYAPELNPIELIWADLKRNIVGNFCALTTEMLTKRLKVGWQRVRRKSLPLAFIRGTPFTASLVTSAQISSWQSWKGVKPEC; translated from the exons GTGACGCTTTCTGCTTGGCGACCCGCTCGTCTCTCCCGCACTCAACAGGAAGAGCGCCGTCTGGCTGCTCAGCCCCTCCTGAATGATCCCGACTGGTCCACTCGAGATCTGGCCCGACATTTCGGTGTGGCTGAGGTGACTGTTCGTGCCTGGCGTGCCCGTATACGCCACGGTGGTGAGGAAGCGCTTCGCGCTTCCCGTGCCACTGGCCGCCCGGAGTTCCTCACCCCTGACCAGCAGAAGGAAATTCAGGACATTCTTGAGAGCGATCCCCGACTGCATGGCTTCGAGACCAGTGGCTGGACTGTCCCCAAGGTCCGTCAAGTGATCGGTCTGAAGTATGGGGTCTGGATCGACCGTGCCCATCTTTCCAGGAAGCTCAGACGTTGGGGATTCTCGTATCAGCGGCCCGCGTTGCGGGCCGTAGAGCGTAACGAAGAGGATATTGCAGCTTGGGTCCGTCTCCAGAAGGAGGCGTTGGAAAAAAAAGAG GCTGAGGGAGCGACAATCATTTTTCTGGATGAGAGCGGGTTCAGCCTGAAGACGACAAGGGTTCGCGCGTGGGGACGACGAGGCGAAACACCGATTATCCCGACAAAACTGCGTTGGGCACATCTTTCTGTGATTGGTGCTATCACCACAAGCGGGCAGTTTTTGCAGCACACCTGTCAGGGTGCAGTACGGTCCCCACAAGTCGTGAAGTTCCTGGATCACGTCCTACGTCACGTCGCTGGAGAGGTGGTGGTCATCCTTGACCGGGCCATGATTCACCGGTCGAAAGCAGTGCAGGCGTTCGTGCAGCTGCACGAACACCTGTCCCTGGTCTATCTCCCACCCTATGCGCCAGAATTGAATCCCATCGAACTGATCTGGGCGGACCTCAAACGGAATATCGTAGGCAACTTCTGTGCGCTGACGACAGAAATGCTGACGAAGCGGTTGAAAGTGGGATGGCAGCGTGTCCGGCGCAAATCTTTGCCACTCGCCTTCATCCGAGGCACGCCCTTCACCGCCTCGCTAGTAACTTCAGCACAGATCAGTAGTTGGCAGAGTTGGAAGGGGGTGAAGCCAGAGTGTTGA
- a CDS encoding S8 family serine peptidase: MKAIATAALTTAALLMLGHPPAQAAPYWPNEPLLSQQTYLQDTGMTRAWQQQGRLASPVTVAVLDTGYTRSPELRGRIINGYDFVSDPRRAGDGKGRDRSALGVGQFAFHSEMIAGIIGASHDGVGMAGINPSARILAVRVADQEGMIQVDDLADGLRWAAGLPVEGTTRNFFPARIINVSLFADWLPDTGCDPRIAAAVNDVTAAGALVVVGAGNEDRDAGRLSPAGCEGVLTVTGTHRGQRPDYANWGSAVALAAPSGSPQQGLAASTALDARGLPTLLHTHRQNGTSFAAPQVSGAASLLLGLRPELTPAELREILVWTATPWSGRGCDSDPRKSCGAGTLNIAAALDWVNTLASPPSNSANY, from the coding sequence GTGAAAGCCATCGCCACTGCCGCTCTGACCACTGCTGCGCTTCTGATGCTGGGCCATCCGCCTGCCCAGGCTGCGCCCTACTGGCCCAACGAACCCCTGCTCAGCCAGCAAACCTATTTGCAGGACACCGGCATGACCCGTGCCTGGCAACAGCAGGGCCGCCTGGCGTCACCGGTGACGGTCGCGGTGCTGGATACTGGGTACACCCGCTCACCCGAATTGCGTGGCCGGATCATCAACGGCTACGACTTTGTCAGTGACCCCAGGCGCGCCGGGGACGGCAAAGGGCGGGACCGCAGCGCGCTGGGAGTGGGGCAGTTCGCTTTTCACAGCGAAATGATCGCCGGAATCATCGGCGCTTCGCATGATGGCGTAGGCATGGCCGGAATCAACCCCTCGGCACGCATCCTGGCAGTGCGGGTGGCTGACCAGGAGGGTATGATTCAGGTGGACGACCTGGCGGACGGCCTGCGCTGGGCGGCCGGACTGCCGGTAGAAGGAACAACGCGCAACTTTTTCCCCGCCCGCATCATCAACGTGTCGCTGTTTGCCGACTGGCTGCCGGATACCGGATGTGATCCGCGCATTGCTGCCGCCGTGAATGACGTGACTGCCGCCGGAGCGCTGGTCGTTGTGGGGGCAGGCAACGAAGACCGCGACGCTGGACGGCTTTCCCCAGCAGGCTGCGAAGGCGTGCTGACGGTGACGGGAACCCACCGGGGCCAGCGTCCCGACTATGCCAACTGGGGCAGCGCCGTGGCCCTGGCTGCCCCCAGCGGCAGTCCGCAGCAAGGGCTGGCAGCCAGTACTGCACTGGACGCGCGTGGTCTGCCTACCCTGCTCCACACCCACCGCCAGAACGGCACCTCGTTTGCGGCACCGCAAGTGAGTGGCGCGGCCAGTCTGCTGCTGGGTCTACGCCCCGAACTCACCCCCGCCGAATTGCGCGAAATTCTGGTCTGGACAGCCACCCCCTGGTCAGGCCGGGGCTGTGATTCCGATCCCCGTAAATCTTGCGGCGCGGGCACACTTAACATTGCTGCAGCGCTGGACTGGGTCAACACTCTGGCTTCACCCCCTTCCAACTCTGCCAACTACTGA
- a CDS encoding App1 family protein gives MNLPKTLFKMALPFLERAITAADDLVSDYLQPRRAKGQLVVQSYVGWGNPEQQELQGRVLLPRVTTPPRVGDARWRNFLNVMRRLFSREVGGVEVAGQFQGQEVRGITGPDGYFSLQFQPRSQVLPGWYEVPLRLMGRPEVTRARMQVVGQTAFGIISDLDDTVIQSDVTSVPRMLMTSLTGNARTRMPFPGVGAFYHGLVQQGGGRNPIFYVSSSPWNFFDLLWQFLSYRQIPLGPLFLRNWGFDLLGGHGDYKHGVIERIFARYPDMKFVLVGDSGEHDPQIYAEVVHRHPDRVLAVYIRDVTDAVADEAVLHLREEVRKAGVELVLAADSLYAASHAMAMGLITPEQMRRVQRAVARDYGWA, from the coding sequence ATGAACCTTCCCAAGACCCTGTTCAAAATGGCCCTGCCCTTCTTGGAGCGGGCCATCACGGCGGCAGATGACCTGGTGAGCGATTATCTGCAACCCCGCCGCGCCAAGGGACAACTGGTGGTGCAGTCCTACGTGGGCTGGGGCAACCCTGAGCAGCAGGAGTTGCAGGGCCGCGTCCTGTTGCCGCGTGTGACCACCCCCCCCCGTGTAGGCGATGCCCGCTGGCGCAATTTTCTGAATGTCATGCGGCGGCTGTTCTCGCGTGAAGTGGGTGGGGTAGAGGTCGCGGGTCAGTTTCAGGGGCAAGAAGTTCGGGGAATTACCGGGCCAGACGGTTATTTTAGCCTGCAGTTTCAGCCGCGCTCCCAGGTTCTGCCCGGCTGGTATGAGGTGCCGCTGCGCCTGATGGGCCGCCCCGAAGTGACGCGGGCGCGGATGCAGGTGGTGGGTCAGACCGCTTTTGGCATCATCAGTGATTTGGACGACACCGTGATTCAGTCGGACGTGACCAGCGTACCGCGGATGCTGATGACCAGCCTGACCGGCAATGCCCGCACCCGAATGCCCTTTCCGGGGGTGGGGGCCTTCTATCACGGGCTGGTGCAGCAAGGCGGGGGCCGCAATCCGATCTTTTATGTGTCCAGCAGTCCCTGGAATTTCTTCGATCTTCTCTGGCAGTTCCTGAGTTACCGCCAAATCCCGCTGGGGCCGCTGTTTCTGCGGAACTGGGGATTCGATCTGCTGGGCGGCCACGGTGACTACAAGCATGGTGTCATCGAGCGTATTTTTGCCCGTTACCCTGATATGAAATTTGTGCTGGTCGGGGACAGCGGCGAACATGACCCTCAGATTTATGCTGAAGTCGTTCACCGTCACCCGGACCGGGTGCTGGCGGTGTACATCCGCGACGTGACGGACGCCGTGGCGGATGAAGCCGTGCTGCACCTACGCGAAGAGGTTCGCAAGGCGGGTGTGGAGTTGGTGCTGGCCGCCGACAGTCTGTACGCCGCCAGTCATGCCATGGCCATGGGCCTGATTACCCCTGAGCAGATGCGCCGGGTCCAGCGGGCCGTGGCGCGGGATTATGGCTGGGCCTGA
- the rnr gene encoding ribonuclease R produces the protein MPKTKAKAAAPSEKQPEEVTGTETKPQKARTPRTTRKAKPPVAESEGGATDSVPKRKAKGAIPENAKATKAAAPKTKTAAADSQSEMVSDSLSSDLATSAEVTAQPESTAPKASRKKAAPKRKTGNQTQVTEDKAEQPAESSTQVPKATSKNRKSTRGRKAASQTEATSEAEAALSDEVSATATDQAASEQTEAAAVPALSETPNAEAIPSDEAQATLEEQLPAAKPKRTTRRTTKRSEPAADAVGEQADTDTAASATQTSRTKRSRRGRKADTTTEQAETAVAVSEPEGEAPVTLPQTVVPGLEPDQHAEVQAGASQTEEGLAPGAEVSPEPVASTTQRSRRSRKKTAETISDEPLVLQRSKSKGKKAGSKSRSRQDENLEADLGRLSGVEPVEPLEPGSAPTAQLGDLPEISETDVLAALLPDLPPAPQATATATTPETVPEDPVQDLLLRQLRSIGRPIHVKDLEKSFTRQKADLVGNWRDIEGSLEDLTRAGMVIRTRKKTYGLPEAMNLVRGRFQASAAGFGFVVPDSGREDYYVSPEDTMEAWNGDTVLVRPEGHGSRGSNSGRRGSRFDGNPQASVVRIVERNYAQLVGTLEFSHGYPILKPDDFRARHRILLLAEEMEGLSAGARVVVDLYWPEDTGEDEVFGQVSRVLGEEDDPETETEAVMVKYGLRGEFPPEVVSEAERIPREIPDSALRGRLDLRELNTFTVDGRDAKDFDDAIHIAPTERGTFMVGIHIADVSHYVKAGSPLDQEAYARATSVYLPGRVLPMLPEHLSNGVCSLVPLEDRLTMSALVELSADAEILSVEIGPSVIHSKARLTYDEVQAYSEATSPLPEHARHLEGDLHLLLKFTTKLRQKRLREGSLDFKMREVKVDVDAEGRMELIPLREETARGMIEDLMLLANKVVARFLLERRIPTLFRIHEEPTLQRFQDVSQAIGRLGLAFPGGEPTPQAYQDVLKQVRGTPRESVVNSLLLRSMQQAKYAGENLGHFGLAFDEYLHFTSPIRRYPDLMVHRVLREVLAGELRTGSREVDQLRSVLPTMGEHTSDRERNAAEAERDLTKYYQAKWAQAHECLSFMGSVSGVVASGLFVALENGVEGKLHISNLDDDYYIYLEDAQMLKGRSNGRTFKLGDSVPVTINEVKPLARQIDFTVPEEGTELEEIVMSDQQPSGNKTQASGQKVRARRREDREQERQQKLSNVQPTQPRFTLDDEGSTGSQRHQNQGRRPARSEGRDTRAEGSRSNDGRQQSRRRDGGQQGGGRAGNGGGRRRVITLERPRNEHLRPVNITVQRMYFGDWTVENMPEEGHGPQDGGRPDRGGYSRGQHSGGNRGRQAQGGPGGRGRSGPGQPQGQGQGEGDKRRRRSRRRRSEGQQGG, from the coding sequence ATGCCAAAAACCAAAGCCAAGGCCGCAGCCCCTTCGGAAAAGCAACCCGAAGAAGTGACCGGCACGGAAACAAAACCACAAAAAGCCCGCACCCCACGGACCACGCGCAAGGCGAAACCGCCTGTGGCCGAGTCCGAGGGTGGTGCTACCGATAGCGTTCCTAAGCGGAAAGCCAAAGGAGCAATCCCCGAAAACGCCAAGGCCACCAAGGCGGCAGCTCCAAAAACCAAGACTGCTGCGGCGGATTCACAATCGGAAATGGTCAGTGACTCGCTGTCTAGCGACCTCGCCACGTCGGCCGAGGTGACTGCGCAGCCAGAAAGCACGGCTCCAAAAGCCAGCCGGAAGAAAGCCGCACCCAAGCGCAAAACAGGAAATCAGACCCAGGTCACCGAGGACAAGGCAGAGCAACCGGCAGAGTCGAGCACCCAGGTGCCCAAGGCAACCTCCAAGAACCGCAAGAGCACGCGGGGGCGTAAAGCTGCTTCCCAGACTGAAGCAACCAGCGAGGCAGAGGCTGCTTTGAGCGACGAGGTGTCTGCCACCGCGACTGATCAGGCTGCATCGGAGCAAACTGAAGCTGCTGCCGTGCCTGCTTTGTCAGAAACACCGAACGCCGAGGCGATCCCCTCTGATGAAGCTCAGGCCACTTTGGAAGAGCAACTTCCTGCCGCCAAGCCTAAGCGGACCACCCGCCGCACGACCAAACGCTCCGAGCCAGCCGCCGACGCGGTGGGCGAACAGGCCGATACGGACACGGCAGCATCAGCAACTCAGACCAGCCGCACCAAGCGTTCACGCCGGGGCCGTAAGGCAGACACCACGACCGAGCAGGCTGAGACTGCCGTTGCCGTGTCCGAACCCGAAGGGGAAGCACCCGTAACGCTGCCGCAGACGGTCGTGCCTGGCCTGGAACCTGATCAGCACGCTGAAGTGCAGGCCGGAGCTTCCCAGACGGAGGAAGGCCTGGCCCCAGGAGCTGAAGTCAGCCCTGAACCTGTCGCCAGCACGACCCAGCGTTCCCGCCGTAGCCGCAAGAAGACTGCCGAAACCATCAGTGACGAGCCGCTGGTGCTGCAGCGTTCCAAATCCAAAGGCAAGAAAGCTGGCAGCAAATCCCGCAGCCGCCAGGACGAGAACCTAGAAGCCGACCTGGGCCGACTGAGCGGCGTGGAGCCAGTGGAACCGCTGGAGCCAGGCAGCGCACCAACCGCGCAACTCGGCGATCTGCCAGAAATCAGCGAAACGGATGTGCTGGCCGCCCTGCTGCCAGACCTGCCGCCCGCGCCGCAGGCTACCGCCACCGCCACCACACCTGAAACGGTGCCCGAAGATCCAGTACAGGACCTGCTGCTTCGTCAGCTGCGGTCCATCGGACGGCCTATTCACGTCAAGGATCTCGAAAAGAGCTTTACCCGCCAGAAAGCCGATCTGGTCGGCAACTGGCGCGATATTGAAGGGTCCCTAGAAGACCTGACCCGCGCCGGAATGGTGATCCGCACCCGCAAGAAGACCTACGGCCTCCCCGAAGCGATGAACTTGGTCCGGGGCCGCTTCCAAGCGTCTGCCGCTGGCTTCGGCTTTGTCGTGCCGGACAGTGGCCGCGAGGACTACTACGTGTCTCCCGAAGACACCATGGAAGCCTGGAACGGCGACACCGTACTCGTGCGTCCCGAGGGTCACGGCTCCCGCGGCAGCAACAGCGGGCGGCGCGGCAGCCGCTTTGACGGCAATCCGCAGGCCAGCGTGGTCCGCATCGTGGAGCGCAACTACGCGCAGCTGGTCGGTACGCTGGAATTCAGCCACGGCTACCCGATCCTCAAGCCCGACGACTTCCGGGCACGCCACCGCATCTTGCTGCTGGCCGAGGAGATGGAAGGACTGAGCGCCGGGGCCCGCGTGGTCGTGGACCTCTACTGGCCCGAAGACACCGGCGAAGACGAAGTGTTCGGTCAAGTCAGCCGGGTGCTGGGCGAGGAAGACGATCCCGAAACCGAAACCGAAGCGGTGATGGTCAAATACGGCCTGCGCGGCGAGTTCCCACCCGAAGTGGTCAGCGAAGCCGAGCGGATTCCCCGCGAGATTCCGGACTCGGCCCTGCGGGGCCGCCTGGACCTGCGCGAGCTGAACACCTTCACGGTGGACGGACGCGACGCCAAGGACTTCGACGATGCCATTCACATTGCGCCGACGGAACGCGGCACCTTTATGGTGGGCATTCACATTGCGGACGTGAGCCACTACGTGAAGGCCGGCAGCCCGCTGGACCAGGAAGCCTATGCCCGCGCCACCAGCGTGTATCTGCCAGGCCGCGTGCTGCCGATGCTGCCTGAGCACCTTAGCAACGGGGTGTGTAGCCTGGTGCCCCTTGAAGACCGCCTGACCATGAGCGCCCTGGTGGAACTGTCTGCCGACGCCGAGATTCTGAGTGTGGAGATCGGCCCCAGTGTGATTCACTCCAAGGCGCGGCTCACTTACGACGAGGTGCAGGCTTACAGTGAAGCCACCTCTCCCCTGCCAGAACACGCCCGTCATCTGGAGGGCGACCTCCACCTGCTGCTCAAATTCACCACCAAACTGCGTCAGAAGCGACTGCGCGAGGGCAGCCTGGACTTTAAGATGCGTGAGGTCAAGGTAGATGTGGACGCGGAAGGCCGCATGGAACTGATCCCGCTGCGCGAGGAAACGGCGCGCGGCATGATCGAGGACCTGATGCTGCTGGCCAACAAAGTGGTGGCCCGCTTCCTGCTGGAACGCCGGATTCCCACCCTGTTCCGTATTCACGAGGAGCCGACCCTGCAACGCTTTCAGGACGTGTCGCAGGCCATCGGACGGTTGGGGCTGGCCTTTCCGGGCGGCGAACCGACCCCGCAGGCCTATCAGGATGTGCTCAAGCAGGTGCGTGGCACGCCCCGCGAGAGTGTGGTGAATTCGCTGCTGCTGCGGTCCATGCAGCAGGCCAAGTATGCCGGCGAAAACCTAGGCCACTTCGGTCTGGCGTTCGACGAGTACCTGCACTTCACGTCACCCATTCGCCGTTACCCGGACCTGATGGTGCACCGGGTGCTGCGCGAAGTGCTGGCCGGCGAACTCCGAACGGGCAGCCGCGAGGTAGACCAGCTGCGTTCTGTGCTGCCCACGATGGGAGAGCACACCTCCGACCGCGAGCGCAACGCCGCCGAGGCCGAGCGCGACCTGACCAAGTACTACCAGGCCAAGTGGGCCCAGGCACACGAGTGCCTGAGCTTTATGGGCAGCGTGTCGGGCGTCGTCGCCAGCGGCCTGTTCGTGGCACTGGAAAACGGCGTCGAAGGCAAACTGCACATCAGCAATCTGGACGACGACTATTACATCTATCTGGAAGACGCTCAGATGCTCAAGGGCCGCAGCAACGGGCGGACCTTCAAGCTGGGCGACAGTGTGCCCGTGACCATCAACGAGGTCAAGCCGCTGGCCCGTCAGATTGATTTCACCGTGCCCGAAGAAGGCACCGAATTAGAGGAGATCGTGATGAGTGATCAACAGCCATCCGGCAACAAAACCCAGGCGTCCGGCCAGAAAGTCCGCGCGCGTCGCCGCGAGGACCGCGAGCAGGAGCGTCAGCAAAAACTATCGAACGTTCAGCCCACCCAGCCCCGCTTCACCCTGGATGACGAAGGCAGCACTGGCAGCCAGCGTCATCAGAATCAGGGCCGCCGCCCCGCCCGCAGTGAGGGCCGGGATACCCGTGCCGAAGGCAGCCGCAGCAACGACGGACGCCAGCAGTCCCGCCGCCGTGACGGGGGACAGCAAGGAGGCGGACGCGCAGGCAACGGGGGTGGCCGCCGCCGGGTGATCACCCTGGAACGTCCCCGCAATGAGCACCTGCGCCCGGTGAATATCACCGTGCAGCGCATGTACTTCGGAGACTGGACTGTAGAAAACATGCCCGAAGAAGGCCATGGTCCGCAGGATGGTGGCCGCCCAGACCGCGGTGGCTACTCCCGTGGCCAGCATTCCGGTGGCAACCGGGGCCGTCAGGCGCAGGGTGGCCCAGGAGGCCGGGGACGTTCAGGACCAGGACAGCCACAGGGCCAGGGTCAGGGTGAAGGTGACAAGCGCCGTCGCCGCAGCCGCCGTCGCCGCTCCGAAGGCCAGCAGGGGGGCTGA
- a CDS encoding exodeoxyribonuclease III: MTEFQPPSLSVPLPHSLSVTTLNLNGLRSARRKGLDEWLLKHRPDVLLLQEVRAPAMPEVLEALGYHSAWHPAQKAGYSGVALASRLPLEDLRLGMGHEAMDAEGRLISARIAGVRFASVYLPSGSSGELRQGFKDRLLLDYQLWTEQQLPDGPLVIGGDYNIAHQAIDLKNWRSNQKNSGFLPHEREWMTAHLAGGLSDTHRAWLGERPEYTWWSNRGQAYANDTGWRIDYLLSSGVGVTDVWVDRPVRLSDHAPLSAHVTLP, translated from the coding sequence GTGACCGAGTTTCAGCCGCCCAGCTTGTCTGTTCCCCTCCCACACTCGCTTAGCGTTACCACCCTGAACCTCAACGGCCTGCGCTCGGCCCGGCGCAAGGGGTTGGATGAATGGCTCCTGAAGCATCGGCCGGATGTCCTGCTGCTCCAAGAAGTCCGCGCTCCAGCCATGCCGGAGGTGTTGGAGGCTCTGGGGTATCACTCGGCCTGGCATCCGGCGCAAAAGGCAGGTTACAGCGGGGTGGCACTTGCCAGCCGCCTGCCCTTGGAGGACTTGCGGCTGGGGATGGGCCATGAGGCGATGGACGCCGAGGGCCGCCTGATTTCCGCGCGGATTGCGGGGGTGCGCTTTGCCAGCGTGTACCTGCCCAGCGGCTCATCTGGCGAGCTGCGTCAGGGGTTCAAGGACCGACTGCTGCTGGACTATCAGCTCTGGACCGAGCAGCAACTGCCGGACGGACCACTGGTGATCGGTGGGGATTACAACATCGCCCACCAGGCCATTGACCTGAAGAATTGGCGGTCCAATCAGAAAAACAGTGGGTTCCTGCCGCACGAGCGAGAATGGATGACTGCCCATCTGGCGGGCGGCCTGAGCGACACCCACCGCGCTTGGTTGGGCGAGCGGCCCGAATACACCTGGTGGAGCAACCGGGGCCAGGCCTATGCCAACGACACCGGTTGGCGAATTGATTATCTGCTCAGCTCCGGCGTGGGAGTCACGGATGTGTGGGTGGACCGTCCCGTCCGTCTGAGTGACCACGCCCCTCTCAGCGCACACGTGACGCTGCCCTAA